The following proteins are co-located in the Triticum aestivum cultivar Chinese Spring chromosome 1A, IWGSC CS RefSeq v2.1, whole genome shotgun sequence genome:
- the LOC123051204 gene encoding monosaccharide-sensing protein 2 has translation MSGAVLVAIAASIGNLLQGWDNATIAGAVLYIKKEFSLETQPLIEGLIVAMSLIGATVITTFSGAVADAVGRRPLLIASSVLYFVSGLVMLWAPNVYVLLLARLIDGFGIGLAVTLVPLYISETAPTDIRGLLNTLPQFSGSGGMFLSYCMVFTMSLMPQPDWRIMLGVLSIPSLMYFALTVFYLPESPRWLVSKGRMAEAKRVLQGLRGREDVSGEMALLVEGLGVGKDTHFEEYIIGPDDELADDGLAPDEEKLKLYGAEEGVSWIARPVRGGGQSALGSALGLMSRHGSMVSQGKSLVDPLVTLFGSVHEKMPEVMGSMRSTLFPNFGSMFSVAEQQQAKADWDAESHRDDEDYASDHGADDIEDSLNSPLISRQATSVEGKEIAAPHGSIMGGVGRSSSMQGGEAVSSMGIGGGWQLAWKWTEREGADGQKEGGFQRIYLHEEGVSGDRRGSILSMPGGDIPPGGEYIQAAALVSQPALYSKDLIEQQLAGPAMVHPSEAVAKGTKWAELFEPGVKHALFVGIGLQILQQFAGINGVLYYTPQILEQAGVGVLLSNIGLSSSSASILISALTTLLMLPSIGIAMRLMDMSGRRFLLLSTIPVLIVALAVLVLVNVLDVGTMVHAALSTISVIVYFCFFVMGFGPIPNILCAEIFPTSVRGICIAICALTFWIGDIIVTYTLPVMLNAIGLAGVFGIYAIVCILAFVFVYMKVPETKGMPLEVITEFFSVGAKQGKEATD, from the exons ATGTCGGGCGCCGTGCTGGTCGCCATAGCGGCGTCCATCGGGAACCTGCTGCAGGGGTGGGATAATGCGACCATTGCAG GTGCCGTCCTGTACATAAAGAAGGAGTTCAGCTTGGAGACCCAGCCCTTGATCGAGGGCCTCATCGTGGCCATGTCGCTCATCGGGGCGACGGTTATCACCACGTTCTCCGGGGCGGTGGCTGATGCTGTTGGCAGGCGGCCCCTGCTGATCGCCTCGTCTGTCCTCTACTTTGTCAGTGGCCTGGTGATGCTCTGGGCGCCCAACGTCTATGTGTTGCTCTTGGCCAGGCTCATCGACGGGTTCGGTATCGGTTTGGCTGTCACCCTTGTCCCTCTTTACATTTCGGAGACCGCCCCGACTGACATTAGAGGGCTGCTGAACACGCTGCCGCAGTTCAGTGGGTCAGGAGGGATGTTCCTTTCTTACTGCATGGTGTTCACCATGTCGCTCATGCCGCAGCCTGACTGGAGAATCATGCTTGGGGTTTTGTCGATCCCGTCGCTTATGTACTTTGCATTGACTGTCTTCTATTTGCCCGAGTCGCCGAGATGGCTTGTGAGCAAAGGAAGAATGGCCGAGGCCAAGCGAGTGTTGCAAGGACTGCGGGGAAGGGAAGATGTCTCAG GAGAAATGGCCCTTCTTGTTGAAGGATTGGGTGTTGGGAAAGACACACATTTTGAGGAATACATAATTGGGCCTGATGATGAGCTTGCTGATGACGGGCTGGCTCCAGATGAAGAGAAGTTGAAGCTGTACGGAGCTGAAGAAGGGGTATCTTGGATCGCCCGTCCTGTTAGGGGCGGCGGCCAAAGTGCACTTGGAAGCGCCTTGGGTCTCATGTCTCGTCATGGGAGTATGGTTAGTCAGGGTAAATCTCTCGTGGACCCACTTGTCACTCTCTTCGGAAGTGTCCATGAGAAGATGCCTGAGGTAATGGGGAGCATGCGCAGCACATTGTTTCCTAACTTTGGCAGCATGTTTAGCGTGGCGGAACAGCAGCAGGCTAAAGCTGACTGGGATGCTGAGAgtcatagggatgatgaagattaTGCATCGGATCATGGTGCTGATGACATTGAGGATAGCCTCAATAGCCCGCTTATTTCTCGTCAAGCGACAAGCGTGGAGGGTAAGGAGATTGCTGCACCTCATGGAAGCATAATGGGTGGTGTGGGAAGAAGTAGCAGCATGCAGGGAGGGGAGGCAGTAAGCAGCATGGGCATTGGTGGGGGGTGGCAGTTAGCTTGGAAGTGGACTGAGAGAGAAGGTGCAGATGGGCAAAAGGAAGGTGGCTTCCAGCGTATTTACTTGCATGAGGAGGGCGTGTCTGGTGATCGGAGGGGCTCTATATTGTCTATGCCAGGAGGTGATATTCCTCCTGGTGGTGAGTATATCCAGGCAGCCGCTCTAGTGAGCCAACCTGCCCTTTATTCGAAGGACCTGATAGAGCAGCAGCTTGCTGGTCCTGCCATGGTACATCCATCTGAGGCAGTTGCCAAGGGTACAAAGTGGGCAGAACTATTTGAACCTGGAGTGAAGCATGCACTGTTCGTTGGCATAGGATTACAGATCCTGCAGCAG TTTGCGGGTATCAATGGAGTCCTCTACTACACACCTCAGATACTTGAGCAAGCAGGTGTCGGGGTTCTTCTATCAAACATTGGTCTAAGCTCTTCCTCTGCATCTATTCTTATTAGTGCCTTGACAACCTTGCTGATGCTTCCCAGCATTGGCATCGCCATGAGACTCATGGATATGTCAGGAAGAAG GTTTCTTCTCCTTTCGACAATCCCTGTCTTGATAGTAGCACTAGCTGTCTTGGTTTTGGTGAATGTTCTGGATGTCGGAACCATGGTGCACGCCGCGCTCTCAACGATCAGCGTCATCGTCTATTTCTGCTTCTTCGTCATGGGGTTTGGGCCTATCCCAAATATTCTCTGCGCGGAGATTTTCCCCACCTCCGTCCGTGGCATCTGCATAGCCATCTGCGCGCTAACCTTCTGGATCGGCGACATCATCGTGACCTACACTCTCCCCGTGATGCTCAACGCCATCGGTCTCGCTGGAGTCTTCGGAATATATGCCATCGTTTGCATACTAGCCTTTGTATTCGTCTACATGAAGGTCCCTGAGACAAAGGGCATGCCCCTGGAGGTCATCACCGAGTTCTTCTCTGTCGGGGCAAAGCAGGGCAAGGAAGCCACGGACTAG